Proteins encoded together in one Pseudomonadota bacterium window:
- the gspE gene encoding type II secretion system ATPase GspE, with the protein MSAVEAPEQSKVLIPFAYARRNGLFVREISDGHAVIWQRPDADLTALAAVRARLNLPLRLQQVDSAEFERELQHAYESDAGVAAAVIDTLDQSVDLADLSEQLAEPEDLLESADDAPIIRLINAILTEAVKEGASDIHIESFEKDMRIRFRVDGVLREVLRPKAALGPLLVSRVKVMGRLDIAEKRLPQDGRISLRIAGRPVDVRVSTLPSGHGERVVLRLLDKQAGRLDLRHIGLRDSDQQRLDRIIHRPHGIVLVTGPTGSGKTTTLYAALTRLNELSRNIMTVEDPIEYFLEGISQTAVNTKVEMSFARGLRAILRQDPDVIMVGEIRDLETARIAVQASLTGHLVLSTLHTNTAIGAVTRLVDMGVEPYLIASSVLATVAQRLVRVLCEDCKQPTVADVAACVELGVVSESPPTLFEPRGCPLCNHTGFRGRTGIYEVIEIDAELRDLIHDNVSEPLLERAARAQTPSIRADGIEKVLAGITSLDEVMRVTRQD; encoded by the coding sequence ATGAGTGCCGTGGAGGCCCCTGAACAGTCCAAAGTGCTGATTCCGTTTGCCTATGCGCGGCGAAACGGGCTCTTTGTTCGGGAGATATCAGACGGCCATGCCGTTATCTGGCAACGGCCGGATGCCGACCTGACCGCGCTGGCGGCGGTGCGCGCTCGCCTAAACCTACCTCTCAGACTGCAGCAGGTGGATTCAGCGGAATTTGAGCGCGAGTTGCAGCATGCTTACGAGTCGGATGCCGGGGTGGCCGCGGCCGTAATCGATACCTTGGATCAGTCCGTGGATTTGGCTGATCTGTCGGAGCAGCTGGCCGAACCTGAGGATCTCCTCGAGAGCGCTGACGACGCCCCGATCATTCGTCTTATCAACGCCATCCTGACCGAAGCCGTCAAGGAAGGGGCTTCGGATATTCACATCGAATCATTCGAAAAGGACATGCGTATCCGCTTTCGGGTCGACGGTGTGCTGCGAGAGGTGCTTCGGCCCAAGGCCGCCCTGGGGCCTTTGCTGGTATCGCGGGTCAAAGTGATGGGGCGGCTGGACATCGCCGAAAAGCGCCTGCCCCAGGACGGCCGTATTTCGCTTCGGATTGCCGGTCGGCCGGTGGATGTCCGCGTGTCTACGCTGCCCTCCGGTCATGGCGAGCGCGTGGTGTTGAGACTGCTGGACAAGCAAGCGGGACGCTTGGATTTGCGCCACATCGGCCTGCGGGACAGCGATCAGCAACGGCTCGATCGGATCATCCACCGGCCTCATGGAATCGTCCTGGTGACCGGCCCGACCGGGTCCGGTAAAACCACAACACTGTATGCCGCGCTCACCCGACTCAACGAACTTTCCCGCAACATCATGACGGTGGAAGATCCCATCGAGTATTTTCTCGAGGGCATCAGTCAGACGGCCGTAAACACCAAAGTTGAAATGAGTTTTGCCCGGGGACTGCGGGCCATTCTGCGACAAGATCCCGATGTCATCATGGTGGGAGAGATTCGCGATCTGGAAACGGCCCGCATCGCCGTGCAGGCCAGTTTGACCGGGCACTTGGTGCTCTCGACCCTGCACACCAATACGGCCATCGGCGCGGTGACACGTCTGGTGGACATGGGCGTGGAGCCTTACCTCATCGCTTCCAGTGTATTGGCGACCGTCGCGCAGCGTCTGGTGCGGGTGCTCTGTGAAGATTGCAAACAGCCCACTGTCGCGGACGTCGCGGCCTGCGTCGAACTGGGTGTGGTCAGTGAGTCGCCACCGACCTTGTTTGAACCGCGGGGGTGTCCCCTGTGCAATCACACAGGTTTTCGGGGGCGAACCGGAATATACGAAGTCATCGAGATCGACGCCGAGTTGCGCGATCTGATTCATGACAACGTATCCGAGCCGCTCTTGGAGCGGGCCGCGAGAGCCCAAACGCCATCGATCCGAGCCGATGGCATCGAAAAAGTCCTGGCGGGCATCACTTCGTTGGATGAGGTGATGCGAGTCACCCGGCAGGATTGA